A region of the Dehalococcoidales bacterium genome:
TCGCCGGCACCAGTCTTGACCAGCAGCAGTGCCCTGAGGTACTCCACCAGCTCCCGGTTAAACGGTCGCAGGTCCAGCCCGTTGCCGCTGATGCTGTGTATCGTCCTGATTCCAGCAGCAATATCATTATCCATGATGTGCTTCAGCATCTCTCCGGCCCGCCGGTCCCCGCTGATACCAAGGGTAGCCTGAGCCTGCGGAAGACCTATTTCGGTACCGTAATAGGTGATAAGCTGCTCCAGAATATTTTCGGCATCACGCAGGCTGCCGGTAGCGCTCCTGGCGATAAGCCGCAGCGTCTCCGGTTTGACCTCAACGCCTTCCGAACTGCAGATGTGGCCTAGCCGGGAGACGACATCAGACTGGGCGATACGGCGGAAATCGAAGTGCTGGCACCGGGATAGAACCGTGGGCAGGACCTTATGAGCCTCGGTAGTAGCCAGGACAAAGATTACATGGGGCGGCGGCTCCTCCAACGTCTTTAAGAGAGCATTAGAGGCGCTGGTACTGAGCATATGGACTTCGTCTATGATATATACCTTGTAACGGGCTTCACCGGGAGTATAGTTGGCTCTCTCACGCAAGTCACGAATGTTATCAACACCGGTGTTGCTGGCAGCATCAATCTCGATAACATCCAGCGCTCTGCCTTCGGTTATCGCCCGGCACATCGAACAATTATTGCACGGTTCATCCTGCCCGTTAGTGCTCAGGCAATTGACCGCCTTAGCCAGGATACGCCCGGTGCTGGTCTTACCGGTGCCCCGCGGGCCACAGAAGAGATAGGCATGGGCAACCCGGCTGCTCTTCAGGGCATTAAGCAACGTGCGAGTCACCTGCTCCTGACCGACTACCTCCGCCAGGGTCTGCGGCCGCCACTTACGATAAAAAACTTGAGAAGCCATAGCTTATGCTATTATACCCTATGACACTGTCTGGTTGCCAAGACCTCTCGAAGCAATCGCAATCGGGATGATTGCCCGGTTTCTGAAAAAACTCGCCAAAAAAGATATCCCTCTTAATTAATAAGAGGGATATCATGGGTAAACATTCCCACTACCGGTTATAACAGCGATGGGATATCTTTTGCGGCATCGTCAATATCTTGGAGCTTACAGGCCGCCTCTTCTCTCTTCCTCCGAATCTCTTCGATAACCGTAGTTGAGAGAGCGTAGTAGCTCTTTATCTTTGTTGAAGTATCGAGCTCCGATAGTATCACGGTGACGTCCAGAACGCCCTTCTGCCTGGGGTAGTCACCGCTGCGTATTATCGCCTTCGGGGCGATGTCTCTCATGTAATCGCCGAGCTCCTTAACCAGATCCATATTCATTTCCCTGGCCGGTGCGGAAAGAAGATAGAGGGCACGGTTGGCATCCTGGGGATTACAGGCAAGCGAAAGCTCACTCAGGGCCTCATCCATAGCCTGTATTCCCTTGTGGGTCTCGGTACTCTTATCCCTGAAGTTCCGTGTCTGCCGGAACGGTCTGATCATAGAAAGGGGTGATTTACCATAGCCGATTACCGTCCAGCCCGATACGGTCTGCAGGATATCCCCGGCGTCAAGCGTCTTCGCTCCGATGTTCTTTCGTTTTTTCTCCTCGCCGGCACAGAGCAGATTATAGAACGGCTCCACTATCAGCGCGTTGATGGCAGCAATATTGTTTCTGATTGAAGAGTCCTTACGAATATACCGCTGGTTATCGACAAGAATCACCGCATCGGCCACCGCGTTGACCGATTTCAGGCAGGTGGCAGTATTATAAATAGTCCTCTCTTCGTTGTTTTCTTCGTGCTCAAACGGCAGGATAATAAGGTTATAGACCGGTTTATCCGCATAGCGCTCCTTGATCAGTTTGGTCACTACCGGAATTGAGCCGGAGCCGGTGCCGCCGGCGGAACTGGCCACCAGCAAGAAGGCATCCGACTCCAGAAAGCGCGGAGTAACCCTTATCGCGTCGACAATCTTATCGCTATCCTCTTTGGCTATCTCAGCCCCCAGCTCATTAATCTTGCCGACTCCGTGGCCGCCGGTCCGGCGCCCACCGATAAGAATTCTATGCTTATAATCGGACTTGATTGCCTGCAGGCCGCTTAAGTCAGCCGAGTCCGAGTTTACCGCGAAGGCACCGGTCACTATCTCTATGCCCCGATTGCTGCGTGCGCGAGCGTTCAAGCGGGCAAACTCATCGGCAACTCTACCGCCACATTGTCCAAAACCAATAACTACTAATTTCATTTCCTATCTCCGGCGTCAATAGTTTCACCATTTTAGTCATACTCGCCGTACAATGTCAATTACTATATCGGGTGAGATGCCTATTCGGCCAAAATAGCTTGAGCAGCGGTAGTCCTGTACATTGGTATATATTGCAAAACTAATTGACCTATCATAAAATAGGGAATACGCAACAAGAAGAGAACTCATCCACATTGCCGGAATGTCATGTTGTTATTCTTAATCAAAGTCTTTAGGGGTTGTTAAGAGGTATGGAAGACGGAACCGGAGCAATTGATAAGGCGGTGGCTAGGGCAGAAACACTGAGTAAATCGGCTATCGAAGCTGCCGAGGCAACGATAAGGATAGCTCAAGAAGCGATTGCCAGAGCTGAGGAATTAGGCAAATCAACCAGGAAAGCAGCCGAGGAAGGGACCCGATCGTCCAAAAAGGCGGTAGCCAAGGCAGAAAAGGTAGCCAAGGAAGCTGAAGAATCTACCGAAGCATCGTCTAAGGCTTTCACAGAAGCAATAGCCAGAGCCGAGGAAACGGTCGAGTCAACGAGAGATGCCCTCAAGAACCTGACCAAGACCTTTGAGGCCTCGGTTACTCAAGCGGAGAGAACGGTTAAGGAAGCCAAGGAAGCTGCTGAGGCATCAATCAAAGAGTCCACGGAAAAGATGAACCGGGCCGAGAGGGCCAGTGCCGCCGCCAGGGAGATTGCGGAAGAGGCCAGAAATATCTCCCGCCAAGCGATAACCAAGGTAGAAGAGGTAGAGAAGCTAGCCAGGAAATTTTCCGAGGAAGCGATTAAAGCTTCCCGCAAGGCGGTGGACGAGGCGGAGAAGGCCAGTAAAGCACTCGAAGAGTCTACCGCAATATCGACCAGGGGTTTTGATAAAGCGATAAGCAGTGCCGAAGAAACGACCAAATGGTCGCAGGAGACTATCGAGACAGCTAGCGCTACCTTCGACAGGACTATTACCGGTGCCGAAGGGGTACGCGAAAAAGCTAAGGAATCCGTTGAGCTGATGAGAAAGTCCTCACAAGAAGCGGTAGCCAGAGCCGATAAACTAAGCAAAGAGGTTCAAGAGACGGCTGATTTAGCGAAACGAAACACTAATGAAGCTGTCAGCGCGGTGATAGCCAGAGCCGAGGAAATAATCAAAGAGGTTCGGGAAATTGCCGAGTCATCGACCGCTGCTTCCCGGGAAGCTTTGAACATGGTAGAGGAGACGGGTAAAATGGCCAGGGAGGCGGCCAACGAAGCAGCTCGGTTATCCAAGGAGGCAATAGCCAAGGCAGAGGAGATAGGTAGAGGGGCCAGAGAGGCAGCCGAGGCAGCGAAGCGCGAGGCACAGCAGGCATCCGAAATGGCCAGACAGGCAGCCAAAGAGGCCGCCGAGACTTCAATCAGAGCATTCGAGGCGGCGATTAATCGGGGTGTGGAAACCACTCGATTTTCAGAGGAGAGGCACAGACCGGCACCAAGCCGTTCCGAGGAGCAAGACAAACCGGTGGAGAAACCTGCCGAAGCACCGCTGAGTCAGATTGAAAAATCTATCGAGACCTCAATAAGCCGCACCACCGGGAAAAACAAGGAAGCGGAGCCAGTCGAAGAGGCACAATCAGAGCAGAGTAAAGAAGAAGCCGAGAGAGAGTCGGCGAGGATCGTAGACAAACGCCTCGAGTTCCTGGCCAGGATGTATGCCACTAAGAAAGAGAAACTCAGTAAGGAGGAGGAATAAAGGGCTGAAAATATGCAGTTTCTTAAAATAAGTCCCTACTCTTCCGTAACAGTAAAAGTACTCGTAACAAAACAGAGCGAAGGAGGACCAGATTAATGAATCAAGGAGCGCAAACTCCCAAAGACCGTGAGCAAGCGGAGAAAACAGCGAAACAGGTGAAACAACAGGCGGCACCACCTGAAAACGCTCAGGAACGCCCGGCAACATCCTTGAGTGAGATCCTGGGGCGGGCAGAAAAAGCATACGCTGCCTATATGGAAGCACAAAAGGAAGTAACCACAGCCTACCGGGTAAGCGAACTGGAAGCAGAAAAGACCTACAAAGACACCGAGCAGCAAGCGAGGAATGCCTGTAATGCAAGCATCAAACAGGCATTCAAGAGCCGTGACGAGGTAATCGAGAAAGCCATGAAGTCACGCGATGAGGCCAAAGCTCAGGCTGAGATGGCCTATAGGGCTGCCATGGATCAGGCGGAAAAGACCTACAAGGATAAAGAACTAACGGCACATGGCGCCTTTGACGAGGATGTAAGTTCGGCCATGAAGACCTGTGAAACGACTATAGCTCAAGCCTGGAAAAAACGCGGGGAGATTATCGAACAAGCCTGGAACATCTATAACAAGGCCGCCGGGTGAAGCACAAAGCAAGGTGAGTCCTACTCAATTACTGCAACTGGTATTTAACCGAGCGTCCGGTCAATCAGAGGAGGGAGGGGATATCCTTAAAGGCATCAGCGAGGTCGCTGTGCTCGATCTCTATTCCTTCCCTCTTTCTCCTGATGGTAGCAATGAGGTCAATAGTCTGGGTAAAGTAGTCAACAATTTTCTTCATCCCGCTGAACTCGGAGAGAATTACCGTAACATTCAGTGAGCCTTTCTCCCTGGGGTAATCACCGGTTCGAATAATGGCCTCCGGTGCGATACGCTTCATATGAGTACCGATATCCTTCACCAGACTCATATCCATATCCTTAGCCGGTGCCGAGATCAGGTATAACCCCCTGCCGGCATCCGCCGGATTGCATCTTACCGATAACTCGCTGATAGCATTATTTATCAACTGAACCCCCTTCTGCCCTTCCGCCATCTTATCCCGAAAATCGAAGAGGTTTTTCATTCTTCCCGGCTGGGATCTACTGTAGCCTATTACAGTCCAGCCAGCCAGAGTCTGTATTATATCACCGGCATCGAGTATCCGGGAACCGATATACTGAGGCCTGGTTTCTTCGCCGGCGCAGAGAAGATTATAGAACGGCTCCGCTATCAACGAGTTAATCTTGGACAGGTTGCCTCTGATCGAGTAGTTTTTGCTAATGTACCTCTGATTATCAACAACGAATACGGCATCAGCCACCAGATAGGCAGATTTGAGACAGGTAGCAGCATTATAAATAGTCCTCCCTTCGGTTTCCTCCTCGTGCTGAAAGGGAAGGACTATCAGGTTATAGAGTGGTTTTTCAACGTAGCGCTCTTTCAGTTTCTGTGTTATCGTGGCTATTGCCCCGGAGCCGGTACCGCCGGCAGCTCCGGCAATGAGCAGGAAGGCATCTGTTTCAGCAAATTGCGGCGTTTCCTTGAGGGCATCAATAATTTTGTCGCCATCATCTCGAGCAACCTCGGCACCCAGCTCGTTAATCTTACCCACACCGTGCCCGCCGGTCTTATTACCGCCAATAAGCACCCGGTGCTGATAATCAGGCCTGATGGTAACCAATCCGCTTAAATCAGCCACATCGGTGTTAACCGCAAACACACCGGTGATGATATTAATCTTGCGCTCCAAACGAGCCTTTATACCCAACCGGGCAAACTCATCGGCAATCCTGCCGCCGCACTGTCCGAAACCGATAACCAGTAATTTCATTTTCGCTACTCTTCCAATATAGAAACAGGTTTTCTATTTTAGACATACCGGGGGTAATGATGTCAATTTAGAGACGGTTTAACAACCATATTAACAATCACAACCCTTTACCGGCAATGTAAACGGCAAGGTCAGCCAAGCGGCAGCTGTAGCCCCATTCATTGTCATACCAGGCGATTACCTTGACCATATTACCGCCGATAACCATTGTGCTCGGCGCATCGACTATGGAACTAGCCGGGTTACCCTTGAAGTCAATACTGACCAGCTCTTCGCTGCAATACTCCAGAATCCCCTTTAGCGCTCCGTCAGCAGCAGACTTCAAGGCCCGGTTGACACCTGCAACATCTACATCCTGACCCAGCTCGGCGACGAAATCAACCACAGATACGGTAGGCGTCGGTATCCGGAAAGCCAGTCCGTGGATTCTACCCTTAAGCTCGGGGATGACCAGAGTCACCGCCTTAGCCGCACCGGTGGTGGTCGGAATAATATTGAGAGCGGCAGCCCGTGCCCGGCGCAGGTCTTTATGATACACATCCAGGATCCGCTGGTCGTTGGTATAGGCATGGATGGTGGTCATCAACCCCTTGTTAACACCGAAGCTCTGGTGCAGCACCTTGACCACCGGTGCGATACAGTTGGTCGTACAGGAAGCATTGGAGATCACCCTGTGTCTGGCCGGGTCGTAGCTATCCTCGTTAACACCGATTACGATAGTAGCATCCTCATTCTTGGCCGGAGCGGAGATAATTACCTTCTTGGCACCACCCTGCAGGTGAGCCGC
Encoded here:
- the gap gene encoding type I glyceraldehyde-3-phosphate dehydrogenase translates to MVTRIGINGFGRIGRLTFRAIKLRHDDKIEVVAVNDLTDTRTNAHLLRWDSTYGMYPGKVEADDDSFAVDGKRVKVLAERDPGKIPWQEYGVDIVIESTGLFTDATKAAAHLQGGAKKVIISAPAKNEDATIVIGVNEDSYDPARHRVISNASCTTNCIAPVVKVLHQSFGVNKGLMTTIHAYTNDQRILDVYHKDLRRARAAALNIIPTTTGAAKAVTLVIPELKGRIHGLAFRIPTPTVSVVDFVAELGQDVDVAGVNRALKSAADGALKGILEYCSEELVSIDFKGNPASSIVDAPSTMVIGGNMVKVIAWYDNEWGYSCRLADLAVYIAGKGL
- a CDS encoding tubulin/FtsZ family protein, producing MKLLVIGFGQCGGRIADEFARLGIKARLERKINIITGVFAVNTDVADLSGLVTIRPDYQHRVLIGGNKTGGHGVGKINELGAEVARDDGDKIIDALKETPQFAETDAFLLIAGAAGGTGSGAIATITQKLKERYVEKPLYNLIVLPFQHEEETEGRTIYNAATCLKSAYLVADAVFVVDNQRYISKNYSIRGNLSKINSLIAEPFYNLLCAGEETRPQYIGSRILDAGDIIQTLAGWTVIGYSRSQPGRMKNLFDFRDKMAEGQKGVQLINNAISELSVRCNPADAGRGLYLISAPAKDMDMSLVKDIGTHMKRIAPEAIIRTGDYPREKGSLNVTVILSEFSGMKKIVDYFTQTIDLIATIRRKREGIEIEHSDLADAFKDIPSLL
- the dnaX gene encoding DNA polymerase III subunit gamma/tau encodes the protein MASQVFYRKWRPQTLAEVVGQEQVTRTLLNALKSSRVAHAYLFCGPRGTGKTSTGRILAKAVNCLSTNGQDEPCNNCSMCRAITEGRALDVIEIDAASNTGVDNIRDLRERANYTPGEARYKVYIIDEVHMLSTSASNALLKTLEEPPPHVIFVLATTEAHKVLPTVLSRCQHFDFRRIAQSDVVSRLGHICSSEGVEVKPETLRLIARSATGSLRDAENILEQLITYYGTEIGLPQAQATLGISGDRRAGEMLKHIMDNDIAAGIRTIHSISGNGLDLRPFNRELVEYLRALLLVKTGAGDDIDLPGEDLAELKEIALKASLPQILKAVKLFGQLESGGFDSYSTLPLELALVDCVLTPEEAPKIQAKQARPKVQKPAGVSSPPQVPVPTEPSSAKTGAAEVASPSPAQPEAGPGAVEVPPPSEGTPVAPPEPGSELEFLRQNWKRIIENAPADTQKTPAVAFLRSSGRPVSFSDDTVVLAFKFPIHKDNMEKPQNRQVAEKIISSFVGHPCRVDCIYQPEDNHLVEAVLNMGAQIIDAEEK
- a CDS encoding tubulin/FtsZ family protein, coding for MKLVVIGFGQCGGRVADEFARLNARARSNRGIEIVTGAFAVNSDSADLSGLQAIKSDYKHRILIGGRRTGGHGVGKINELGAEIAKEDSDKIVDAIRVTPRFLESDAFLLVASSAGGTGSGSIPVVTKLIKERYADKPVYNLIILPFEHEENNEERTIYNTATCLKSVNAVADAVILVDNQRYIRKDSSIRNNIAAINALIVEPFYNLLCAGEEKKRKNIGAKTLDAGDILQTVSGWTVIGYGKSPLSMIRPFRQTRNFRDKSTETHKGIQAMDEALSELSLACNPQDANRALYLLSAPAREMNMDLVKELGDYMRDIAPKAIIRSGDYPRQKGVLDVTVILSELDTSTKIKSYYALSTTVIEEIRRKREEAACKLQDIDDAAKDIPSLL